Proteins found in one Serratia plymuthica genomic segment:
- a CDS encoding L,D-transpeptidase family protein, with translation MKMNIRALLTLCTALVAFSQTALAVVYPLPAKDSRLVGENIQITVPEDSKLPLESFAAQYQMGLSNMLEANPGVDPFLPKAGSTLTIPQQLILPDAPREGIIINSAEMRLYYYPKGTNTVIVLPIGIGQLGKDTPLNWITSVQRKKDGPTWTPTAKMREEYAADGEILPAVFPAGPDNPMGLYALYVGRLYAIHGTNANFGIGLRVSHGCVRLRADDIKYLFDNVPVGTRVQFINEPVKATVEPDGSRYVEVHNPLSANEEELKSKDPVPLTISAPVGKVVMDPAVNQSEVDAAIKARSGMPVKVN, from the coding sequence ATGAAAATGAACATTCGCGCGTTATTAACCCTGTGTACGGCGCTGGTTGCATTCAGCCAGACTGCCCTCGCCGTCGTATACCCTTTGCCTGCCAAAGACAGCCGTCTGGTCGGTGAAAACATCCAAATCACCGTACCCGAAGACAGCAAGCTGCCGCTGGAGAGCTTTGCCGCTCAATACCAGATGGGCCTGAGCAATATGCTGGAAGCCAACCCGGGCGTGGATCCGTTCCTGCCGAAAGCGGGCAGCACCCTGACCATCCCGCAGCAGTTGATCCTGCCGGATGCACCGCGTGAAGGCATCATCATCAACAGCGCCGAGATGCGTCTGTACTACTACCCGAAAGGCACCAATACCGTGATCGTGTTGCCAATCGGTATCGGCCAGTTGGGTAAAGACACCCCGCTGAACTGGATTACCTCGGTGCAGCGCAAAAAAGACGGCCCAACCTGGACGCCAACCGCCAAGATGCGTGAAGAATACGCGGCAGACGGCGAGATCCTGCCGGCGGTGTTCCCGGCCGGTCCGGACAACCCGATGGGCCTGTATGCGCTGTACGTTGGCCGCCTGTATGCGATCCACGGCACCAACGCCAACTTCGGTATCGGCCTGCGCGTGAGCCACGGCTGTGTGCGTCTGCGTGCTGACGACATCAAATACCTGTTCGACAACGTGCCGGTCGGCACCCGCGTGCAGTTTATCAACGAGCCGGTGAAAGCCACCGTTGAGCCGGACGGTTCCCGTTACGTGGAAGTGCACAACCCACTTTCCGCGAACGAAGAAGAGCTGAAGTCCAAAGATCCGGTGCCGTTAACCATTTCTGCGCCAGTGGGCAAAGTGGTGATGGATCCTGCCGTTAACCAGAGCGAAGTGGACGCGGCGATCAAAGCGCGTTCCGGTATGCCGGTTAAAGTGAACTGA
- a CDS encoding patatin-like phospholipase family protein, with product MSPVYEQGNNNPHQEEIKCDEQAVKLRREKAGISEDVPVYAIALSGGGIRSATFSLGLLRALAKNKILHRFDYMSTVSGGGYIGGAVGRLYDNKQNAEKVEEGLKDDRSLLLWWLRNNGRYLIPAGLRDKGQAIAYVLRGLLASHFEAATLILFLAALTLWPTLFASLSEPNKFSVTGIWLWLALLPALFAAYQISAYWLVRPRGKEKGKDRQYIDGNINIADAFLVGLAMLVGVIVVYYHLGGFGGIIVALFLIIPMLAAIRHVLFYRQGEKVTAAEMRLTHTERLSYALGVIAVFLFLFVVEVSAYALKAHSVYLSGWLFSSSALMVLIFRLGQLNKTGFLKWLKKAGVFPVLSIVGYAVLLLMLIGCVILLRMLLSGVASLRIALEPHWIMFIADTTFIFLIFIFFYLSKNNIAVLNLSSMHNLYRARLERAYVSVGNYAGKAFQGPRFPCSPLMKYDRKWVEGTSRLTETRSGDDVSLGQYRPHLYGGPIHLINCCINQTVDDRTGNYNADRKGVSLTLSALGVEIGTSCPQRHDLQYVKDECLSKWLAISGAAAATGMGSRTKGGIAALLFISGLRLGYWNKSLLSAPGKNERCEEKGRKRTKFEAWASRCPRQSAIVGEMFAQFPGLNSENWYISDGGHFDNTGVYALLKRRVSLIVLADCGADPAYGYEDVENLVRKAKIDYATFIEFVDNTRVQASFASLFTTPEMLTTEPNPAPFLLARVVYPDRPQPGVLIVVKPHLVDPLPLDVDQYAKRNHVFPQQTTGDQFFDEAQWEAYHQLGLLLGESLTEEVLAKAHSWI from the coding sequence ATGAGCCCCGTTTACGAGCAAGGAAATAATAATCCGCATCAGGAAGAAATAAAGTGTGATGAGCAGGCGGTGAAACTGCGTAGAGAAAAAGCGGGAATAAGTGAAGATGTGCCTGTCTACGCTATTGCACTTTCTGGAGGGGGCATTCGCAGTGCGACTTTCAGCCTTGGTTTGTTGCGAGCGTTGGCGAAAAATAAAATTTTACACCGTTTCGATTATATGTCGACAGTGTCTGGCGGTGGTTATATTGGTGGTGCGGTGGGGCGGCTTTATGACAATAAGCAGAACGCTGAAAAAGTCGAGGAGGGGTTGAAAGACGATCGCTCGTTGCTGCTGTGGTGGCTAAGGAATAATGGTCGTTATCTGATACCCGCCGGGCTTCGCGACAAGGGGCAGGCTATTGCGTATGTGCTGCGCGGGCTATTGGCATCTCATTTTGAAGCGGCGACGCTGATCCTGTTTTTAGCGGCTCTGACGCTTTGGCCGACGTTGTTTGCAAGCCTGAGCGAGCCAAATAAATTTTCTGTAACGGGTATCTGGCTCTGGTTAGCCCTATTGCCTGCACTTTTCGCTGCCTATCAAATTTCGGCTTATTGGCTGGTGCGCCCACGGGGGAAAGAAAAAGGGAAGGATAGGCAGTATATCGACGGCAATATTAATATTGCCGATGCGTTTTTGGTCGGGCTGGCCATGCTGGTTGGTGTTATCGTTGTGTATTATCATTTGGGGGGCTTTGGGGGGATAATTGTTGCCCTTTTCCTCATCATCCCCATGCTCGCGGCAATACGGCATGTTTTATTTTATCGCCAGGGGGAAAAAGTAACGGCTGCCGAGATGCGTTTAACGCATACGGAGAGGCTCTCTTACGCGTTAGGTGTCATTGCCGTTTTTTTGTTTCTGTTCGTTGTTGAAGTATCTGCTTACGCTTTAAAAGCGCATTCCGTCTATTTGTCGGGGTGGCTTTTTTCCTCATCTGCGCTGATGGTCCTGATTTTTAGACTCGGCCAGTTGAATAAAACCGGCTTCTTAAAATGGTTGAAAAAGGCAGGCGTATTCCCGGTGCTTAGTATTGTGGGTTATGCAGTTTTGTTATTGATGCTGATTGGCTGCGTGATTTTATTGCGTATGCTGCTGTCTGGTGTCGCCAGCTTACGTATCGCGCTGGAACCGCATTGGATTATGTTTATCGCGGATACGACATTTATCTTTCTTATATTTATTTTTTTCTATTTATCAAAAAATAATATAGCCGTGCTGAATCTCTCTTCAATGCACAATCTGTACCGTGCCCGGTTGGAACGAGCCTATGTTTCCGTCGGCAATTACGCTGGCAAAGCATTCCAGGGGCCACGTTTCCCATGTTCTCCACTGATGAAATATGACCGAAAGTGGGTTGAAGGAACCAGCCGGCTCACCGAGACGCGTTCCGGCGATGATGTGTCGTTGGGGCAATATCGGCCACATCTTTACGGTGGGCCTATTCATTTGATCAATTGTTGTATTAACCAAACTGTGGATGATCGCACCGGCAATTATAATGCCGACCGTAAAGGCGTCTCGCTGACGCTCAGTGCTCTGGGGGTTGAGATTGGGACTTCTTGTCCGCAACGTCATGACCTTCAATATGTTAAAGATGAATGCTTGTCGAAATGGCTGGCTATCTCCGGCGCAGCGGCGGCGACCGGAATGGGATCTCGCACCAAAGGGGGGATTGCAGCGTTGCTGTTTATCTCGGGGTTGCGTTTGGGTTATTGGAATAAAAGCCTGCTCTCTGCCCCGGGGAAAAACGAACGGTGCGAAGAAAAGGGAAGAAAAAGAACAAAATTTGAAGCATGGGCGAGTCGCTGCCCACGGCAATCCGCCATTGTTGGAGAAATGTTTGCGCAATTTCCCGGCTTGAACAGTGAGAATTGGTATATTTCCGATGGCGGCCATTTTGATAACACCGGCGTCTATGCATTGCTGAAACGCAGGGTGTCACTTATCGTCCTGGCGGATTGTGGTGCAGATCCGGCATATGGTTACGAGGATGTGGAAAACCTGGTGCGAAAGGCGAAAATAGATTACGCGACGTTTATCGAGTTTGTGGACAATACCCGGGTTCAAGCGTCGTTTGCATCTTTATTTACCACCCCAGAGATGTTGACCACGGAGCCGAATCCGGCTCCCTTTTTGCTTGCAAGGGTGGTTTACCCCGACAGACCGCAACCTGGCGTGCTGATCGTGGTTAAGCCGCATCTGGTAGATCCATTGCCGCTGGATGTTGATCAATATGCGAAGAGGAATCACGTATTCCCGCAGCAAACCACGGGGGACCAGTTTTTTGACGAAGCACAATGGGAGGCTTACCATCAATTGGGGCTTCTGTTGGGGGAATCGTTAACCGAAGAGGTGCTGGCGAAAGCGCATAGCTGGATTTAA
- a CDS encoding Rpn family recombination-promoting nuclease/putative transposase: MKKKNSTPTPHDATFRQFLTQPEIARDFMDIHLPPELRAVCDLNTLKLESGSFVEDDLRQYFSDVLYSLKTTSGDEGYVHVLIEHQSTPDKHMAFRLIRYAVAAMQRHLDAGHEKLPMVIPVLFYTGKRTPYPYSTNWLQEFDNPELAGKLYADEFPLVDVTVIPDDEIMEHRSMAALTLLQKHIRQRDLAELTDRLATILLGGYLSSPQVISLIHYILQAGEASNAEAFVRELALRVPEHEDELMSIAQQLEQKGIEKGIQLGEQRGIEKGRQEGVLAVARSMLANGIDRDSVMKITGLTADELAKIRH; this comes from the coding sequence ATGAAAAAGAAAAACAGTACGCCAACGCCCCACGATGCGACATTCCGTCAGTTTTTGACGCAACCGGAGATTGCCCGCGACTTCATGGATATTCATCTTCCGCCAGAACTGCGTGCTGTCTGCGACCTCAATACGTTGAAATTGGAGTCCGGCTCTTTTGTCGAAGATGACCTTCGCCAGTATTTCAGCGATGTGCTCTACAGCCTGAAAACTACCTCTGGGGATGAGGGTTATGTTCACGTACTTATTGAGCACCAGTCTACTCCAGATAAGCACATGGCCTTCAGGCTCATCAGGTACGCGGTAGCGGCTATGCAGAGACACTTGGATGCCGGTCACGAAAAATTGCCGATGGTGATACCGGTCCTGTTCTATACCGGCAAGCGCACCCCGTATCCCTATTCCACCAACTGGCTGCAGGAGTTTGATAATCCGGAGCTGGCGGGAAAGCTGTATGCAGATGAATTTCCGCTGGTTGATGTGACGGTTATCCCCGATGACGAGATCATGGAGCATCGCAGCATGGCCGCGCTGACCCTGTTGCAGAAACATATTCGGCAGAGAGACCTGGCAGAGCTGACGGACAGATTGGCCACCATCCTGCTGGGGGGGTATCTGTCTTCGCCACAGGTGATTTCGCTGATACACTATATTCTTCAGGCCGGAGAAGCGTCTAATGCTGAAGCCTTTGTACGCGAATTGGCATTGCGGGTACCGGAACATGAGGATGAACTAATGAGTATTGCACAACAGCTTGAACAGAAAGGGATCGAGAAGGGTATTCAGCTTGGTGAACAGCGCGGTATTGAGAAAGGGCGTCAAGAAGGTGTGCTTGCGGTTGCCCGCTCCATGCTGGCGAACGGTATCGATCGCGACTCGGTAATGAAAATAACCGGTTTGACGGCTGACGAGTTGGCAAAAATCCGTCATTAA
- a CDS encoding AraC family transcriptional regulator, producing the protein MPVLTEPRFDIDQVPRAIFAVQGSTISSDWEMAHHRHRKAQLIYTVRGMIRCEAENGLWLVPPQCALWMPSNVLHNAQGAGDTECYCLFVDQDAIAGLPTHCCTLAVSPLLRELLLQASGFDPLYDEQGPEGRLTAVLLDQVVNAPIENLHLPVSQDVRIRQLTERLLANPADKATLSQWAQRIGMSERSLNRTLQQQMGMSFGHWRRQLHVMLALQRLTKGDSVQKVALDLGYESASGFVTMFRKAVGKPPARYLAERNAADPVAVSGIAM; encoded by the coding sequence ATGCCAGTTCTTACCGAACCGCGTTTCGACATCGATCAGGTACCGCGGGCGATTTTCGCCGTTCAGGGCTCCACCATCAGCAGCGACTGGGAGATGGCCCATCACCGCCACCGCAAGGCGCAGCTGATTTATACGGTGCGCGGCATGATCCGCTGCGAGGCGGAAAACGGCCTGTGGCTGGTGCCGCCGCAGTGCGCGCTTTGGATGCCGAGCAACGTGCTGCATAACGCCCAGGGGGCCGGCGACACCGAATGCTATTGCCTGTTTGTCGATCAGGACGCTATCGCCGGCCTGCCCACCCATTGCTGCACGCTGGCGGTGTCGCCGTTGCTGCGCGAGCTGCTGTTGCAGGCCAGCGGGTTCGATCCGCTCTATGACGAGCAGGGCCCGGAAGGGCGGCTGACCGCAGTGCTGCTGGACCAGGTGGTTAATGCGCCGATCGAGAATCTGCATTTGCCGGTCTCTCAGGACGTGCGCATTCGCCAACTGACCGAACGGCTGCTGGCCAACCCAGCGGACAAAGCCACCCTGAGCCAATGGGCACAGCGCATCGGCATGAGCGAACGCTCCCTCAACCGCACCCTGCAGCAGCAAATGGGCATGAGCTTCGGCCACTGGCGCCGCCAGTTGCACGTGATGCTGGCGCTGCAACGGCTGACCAAGGGCGACAGCGTGCAGAAGGTGGCGCTGGATCTGGGCTATGAGAGCGCCAGCGGCTTTGTCACTATGTTTAGAAAAGCGGTAGGCAAACCGCCGGCGCGCTATCTGGCGGAGAGGAACGCCGCAGACCCGGTGGCGGTCAGCGGAATAGCGATGTAA
- a CDS encoding glutamine synthetase family protein, translating into MYSNIIGFNPLLADIPASRSRSFRKEVEQYLQRYPQTEHVDIYLNDLNGQFRGKRLPVAELFSLDKGCYFPLSIYAMDLGGRVIEESGLGQQAGEPDRLCLPVPGTLRPCARDPQRHAQLLLTMQNADGDACELEPRVVLQQVLGRLHAKGYYPVVAAELEFYLHDPQQQPAEAGHSPTQSFSVDAPERHHALLNEIEHQARLQALPLTGIVAEAASGQYELNLHHSPRVLEACDQVLALKRLTRQMAEKHRQHACFMAKPCAQAAGSGLHFHISLQDEQGHNLLAGTPGELSAAMTQVMAGMLALMPASMAIFAPNINAFRRFRPGMHVPLRASWGHNNRTVALRLPCADSANQRIEYRLAGADANPYLAVAAMLSGMLYGLEHALPLPPAACGNGYENDDAAALPLNQQEALTLFRQSLPLRETLGPAFTALWHTCKTAELRRFEEQVTEAEISWML; encoded by the coding sequence ATGTATTCTAATATTATCGGTTTCAACCCTCTGCTGGCGGATATTCCCGCCTCGCGGTCGCGCTCGTTTCGCAAAGAAGTTGAACAGTATTTACAACGCTACCCGCAGACCGAACACGTCGATATTTATCTCAACGATCTGAATGGCCAGTTTCGCGGCAAGCGGCTGCCGGTCGCCGAACTGTTTTCGCTGGATAAGGGCTGCTATTTCCCGTTGTCGATTTACGCCATGGATCTCGGCGGGCGGGTGATCGAAGAAAGCGGGCTGGGCCAGCAGGCGGGCGAGCCGGATCGGTTGTGCCTGCCGGTGCCCGGCACGCTGCGGCCCTGCGCCCGCGATCCGCAACGCCATGCCCAACTGCTGCTGACGATGCAAAATGCCGATGGCGACGCCTGCGAACTGGAACCGCGCGTCGTACTGCAACAGGTGCTCGGGCGGTTGCATGCCAAAGGCTATTACCCGGTGGTGGCGGCCGAGCTGGAGTTTTATCTGCACGATCCGCAGCAACAGCCCGCCGAGGCCGGCCACAGCCCAACGCAGAGTTTTTCTGTCGATGCGCCGGAGCGCCACCATGCGCTGCTCAATGAAATTGAGCATCAGGCCCGGTTGCAGGCGCTGCCGTTGACGGGGATCGTGGCCGAGGCCGCCTCCGGCCAGTATGAGTTGAACCTGCACCATAGCCCGCGGGTGCTGGAAGCCTGCGACCAGGTGTTGGCCCTGAAACGGCTGACGCGCCAGATGGCGGAAAAACACCGCCAGCACGCCTGCTTTATGGCCAAGCCCTGCGCGCAGGCCGCCGGCAGCGGTCTGCATTTTCATATCAGCCTGCAGGATGAACAGGGCCACAACCTGTTGGCCGGCACGCCGGGTGAGCTGAGCGCCGCCATGACGCAGGTGATGGCCGGGATGCTGGCGCTGATGCCGGCCTCGATGGCGATATTCGCGCCGAACATCAATGCGTTTCGCCGTTTCCGCCCAGGCATGCACGTGCCGCTGCGCGCCTCCTGGGGCCATAACAACCGCACGGTGGCGCTGCGCCTGCCCTGCGCCGACAGCGCCAATCAACGGATCGAATACCGGCTGGCCGGCGCCGACGCCAACCCTTATCTGGCGGTGGCGGCGATGCTGAGCGGCATGCTGTACGGGCTAGAGCACGCCCTGCCGCTGCCCCCGGCGGCCTGCGGCAACGGGTATGAAAACGACGACGCAGCGGCGCTGCCGCTTAACCAGCAAGAAGCGCTAACGCTGTTTCGGCAAAGCCTGCCGCTGCGCGAAACGCTCGGCCCGGCGTTTACCGCACTGTGGCACACCTGCAAAACCGCCGAATTGCGCCGTTTCGAAGAACAGGTCACCGAGGCGGAAATAAGCTGGATGCTGTAA
- a CDS encoding ExbD/TolR family protein, producing MRNWNEPKKNKAHIELIPMIDVMMFLLVFFVLISLNVIPALGLKTQLPSAGSAQQLKPQKKAIITLGAEEQLQLDGHPVALNALVSTLKQQQQENQTTTIIVNSDKGVAVERLVAVMDNLRQGGFYSVSIATRKL from the coding sequence ATGCGTAACTGGAACGAACCGAAAAAGAACAAGGCGCACATCGAGTTGATTCCCATGATCGACGTGATGATGTTTTTGCTGGTGTTTTTTGTGCTGATTAGCCTGAACGTGATCCCGGCGCTGGGGCTGAAAACCCAGTTGCCCTCTGCCGGCAGCGCTCAGCAACTGAAGCCGCAGAAGAAGGCGATCATCACGCTGGGGGCTGAAGAACAATTGCAGCTGGACGGCCACCCGGTAGCGCTTAACGCGCTGGTCAGTACGCTCAAACAGCAGCAGCAGGAAAACCAGACCACCACCATTATCGTCAACAGTGACAAGGGCGTTGCGGTGGAGCGGCTGGTGGCGGTGATGGATAACCTGCGTCAGGGCGGATTCTATTCCGTCTCTATCGCCACACGGAAGCTGTGA
- a CDS encoding YncE family protein: MNSATTTSRRFGARATFPLLLLTSMLFSAPLLAQGEPELLRKPVAKGAYEMVYSQSENALYLATSQSRKQDKGGVVYRLDPKTLGITQVIHNDIKPFGAAINGKTDTLFFGNTVNSSVTAIDAKTGEVKGRLVLDARQRTETVKPLAPRELVADAATDTLYITGLGESSVVWVVDGKDLTLRATITDTGKYGTGLALDAAAGRLYVTNADGELVTIDTKTNKVLTRKKLDEAKEHFFLNLSLDPATHRAFITDSKQAQVLVVDTRDGTVLSKIEVPESLAVLFNPARNEVYVTHRKAGEVSVIDAKSYTLLNTFKTPTHPNSLALSPDGQTLYVSVKQASSREKEATDPDDVIRIALK; encoded by the coding sequence ATGAATTCTGCCACCACCACCAGCCGCCGCTTTGGCGCACGTGCCACCTTCCCGCTGCTGCTGCTCACGTCAATGCTGTTCTCCGCCCCGCTGCTCGCCCAGGGCGAACCTGAGCTGCTGCGCAAGCCTGTAGCTAAAGGCGCTTACGAGATGGTGTACAGCCAGAGCGAAAACGCGCTGTACCTGGCGACTTCGCAAAGCCGCAAGCAGGACAAGGGCGGCGTGGTTTATCGGCTGGATCCCAAGACGCTGGGCATCACCCAGGTCATTCACAACGACATCAAACCTTTTGGCGCCGCGATTAACGGCAAAACCGATACGCTGTTCTTCGGCAACACGGTAAACAGCTCGGTGACCGCTATCGACGCCAAGACCGGCGAAGTGAAAGGCCGCCTGGTGCTGGATGCCCGCCAACGCACCGAGACGGTAAAACCGCTGGCGCCGCGTGAGCTGGTAGCCGACGCCGCGACCGACACGCTGTACATTACCGGGCTGGGTGAATCCAGCGTGGTCTGGGTAGTGGACGGTAAAGATCTCACCCTGCGCGCCACCATCACCGATACCGGTAAATACGGCACCGGCCTGGCGTTGGACGCCGCAGCCGGCCGCCTGTATGTGACCAACGCCGACGGCGAGCTGGTGACTATCGACACCAAAACCAATAAGGTACTCACCCGCAAAAAGCTGGATGAAGCCAAAGAGCACTTCTTCTTGAACCTCAGCCTGGATCCGGCCACCCACCGCGCGTTTATCACCGACTCCAAGCAGGCGCAGGTGCTGGTTGTCGATACCCGCGACGGCACCGTCCTGAGCAAAATCGAGGTACCGGAATCGCTGGCGGTGTTGTTCAACCCGGCGCGCAATGAAGTTTACGTGACCCACCGCAAGGCGGGCGAAGTGAGCGTGATTGACGCCAAAAGTTACACGCTGCTGAACACCTTCAAGACGCCGACCCACCCGAACAGCCTGGCGCTGTCACCGGATGGCCAGACGCTGTACGTCAGCGTCAAGCAGGCCTCCAGCCGCGAAAAAGAAGCCACGGATCCGGATGACGTGATTCGTATCGCGTTGAAATAA
- a CDS encoding energy transducer TonB, whose translation MYLLYRSRHLFSWLPALIVAGCLLFASQQAALKIQPRYDDTTMELALVEPEPEPQPEPPVETPPQPEPPPPEPEPIPEPVVPAPEPVIEAKPVPKPQPKPKPKPVKEKAKPVEKAKPVAAPVAPRALVSKPAAVTAPAAPKVNAQAIENGYLQALRRELEQRKRYPSGRQASLERPQGNVEVWLEVDRSGRVLSSGIAGKAASMLLNRAAMSSLQSISQVKPFPSDAFAGQTTKRFSATFNYQAP comes from the coding sequence ATGTATCTGCTCTATCGTTCACGTCACCTTTTCAGCTGGCTGCCGGCGCTGATCGTGGCGGGCTGTTTGCTGTTCGCCAGCCAGCAGGCGGCGCTGAAAATCCAGCCACGCTATGACGACACCACCATGGAACTGGCGCTGGTCGAGCCGGAGCCTGAACCTCAGCCGGAACCGCCGGTGGAAACGCCGCCACAACCCGAACCCCCGCCGCCGGAGCCGGAACCCATTCCTGAGCCGGTAGTACCGGCCCCTGAGCCCGTTATCGAAGCCAAGCCGGTGCCAAAACCGCAGCCGAAGCCGAAACCTAAGCCGGTGAAAGAAAAAGCCAAACCGGTAGAGAAGGCCAAACCCGTTGCCGCTCCCGTAGCGCCAAGAGCATTAGTCAGCAAACCGGCGGCAGTAACCGCCCCGGCCGCACCGAAGGTCAACGCCCAGGCGATCGAAAACGGTTATTTGCAGGCACTGCGCCGCGAGCTGGAACAGCGCAAGCGTTACCCGAGCGGACGGCAGGCTTCGCTCGAACGGCCGCAGGGCAACGTCGAGGTCTGGCTGGAGGTCGATCGCAGTGGCCGTGTGCTCTCTTCCGGCATCGCCGGCAAGGCTGCCAGCATGCTGCTGAACCGCGCGGCGATGAGCAGTTTACAAAGTATCAGCCAGGTGAAGCCGTTCCCGAGCGACGCTTTTGCCGGGCAAACGACAAAACGATTTTCAGCCACGTTCAATTATCAGGCGCCTTAG
- a CDS encoding helix-turn-helix domain-containing protein, with protein sequence MYQQQVITQLLAWIEQNLDQPLTLDDIAAKSGYSKWHLQRLFKQLTGHVLGTYARRRRLSAAARELRLTHISVACIADKYQFDSQQTFTRCFKKQFGLPPAGYRRSPDWASHGMQPPLRLSEGPLPQADIVTLPAMQLVGRSQRGNCTLGQLPHSKHELRQHAWRQMVRTQAEPPAVVYGLTSLEADSRQRGGKRIVYTVALADEQAEGETVIIEQGDYASFVYQGRAEELQNFIARLYDTAIPMMKAVRRPGQDIERFYPAAGGVCNGANTAIRCEYLIPIRRMTPPDVAI encoded by the coding sequence ATGTATCAGCAACAGGTAATCACTCAACTGCTGGCCTGGATTGAGCAAAATCTCGACCAGCCTCTGACGCTGGACGATATCGCCGCCAAATCCGGTTACTCCAAATGGCATCTGCAGCGGCTGTTCAAGCAGTTAACCGGCCACGTTCTGGGGACCTACGCCCGGCGCAGAAGGCTGAGCGCCGCTGCGCGCGAGTTGCGGCTCACCCACATCAGCGTGGCCTGCATTGCCGATAAGTACCAGTTTGATTCCCAGCAGACCTTCACCCGCTGTTTCAAAAAGCAGTTCGGTTTGCCGCCGGCCGGCTATCGCCGCAGTCCGGATTGGGCCAGCCACGGCATGCAGCCACCGCTGCGTTTGAGCGAAGGGCCGTTGCCGCAGGCGGACATCGTTACCCTGCCTGCCATGCAACTGGTGGGGCGCTCCCAGCGTGGCAACTGCACTCTGGGGCAACTGCCGCATTCGAAACACGAGTTGCGTCAACACGCCTGGCGCCAGATGGTGCGCACGCAAGCCGAGCCGCCGGCGGTGGTATACGGCCTCACCAGCCTGGAGGCGGACAGCCGCCAACGCGGCGGCAAGCGCATTGTCTATACCGTGGCGCTGGCGGATGAGCAGGCGGAAGGCGAGACGGTGATCATCGAGCAAGGCGACTACGCCAGTTTTGTCTATCAGGGCAGGGCGGAGGAATTGCAAAACTTTATCGCCCGTCTGTACGATACCGCGATCCCGATGATGAAAGCGGTGCGGCGGCCGGGGCAGGATATCGAGCGCTTTTACCCGGCGGCGGGTGGCGTTTGCAACGGAGCAAACACGGCGATCCGTTGTGAATACCTGATCCCCATACGCCGAATGACGCCGCCAGACGTCGCGATTTAG